In Carassius carassius chromosome 46, fCarCar2.1, whole genome shotgun sequence, the following proteins share a genomic window:
- the LOC132129368 gene encoding BTB/POZ domain-containing protein KCTD6: MDNGDWGNGRLTHPVTLNVGGHLYTTSISTLQRYPDSMLGAMFRGDFPTTRDAQGNYFIDRDGTLFRYILNFLRTSELTLPVDFMEMDLLRKEADFYQIEPLIQCLSDPKPLYPLDTFEQVVELSSTRKLSKYSNPVAVIITQLTITTKVHSLLEGISNNFTKWNKHMMDTRDCQVSFTFGPCDHHQEVSLRVHLMDYITKQGFTIRNTRVHHMSERANENTVEHHWTFCRLAYKVED; this comes from the exons ATGGATAATGGGGACTGGGGGAATGGCAGG TTGACTCACCCAGTCACCCTAAATGTTGGAGGTCACCTCTACACGACCTCCATCTCCACTCTTCAACGTTACCCAGACTCCATGCTGGGCGCCATGTTCCGTGGAGACTTCCCCACAACGCGGGACGCTCAGGGAAACTACTTCATCGACCGGGATGGGACgcttttccgctacatattaaacTTCCTGCGCACATCCGAGCTCACTCTTCCTGTTGACTTCATGGAGATGGACCTTTTGCGTAAAGAAGCTGACTTCTATCAGATCGAGCCTTTAATCCAATGCCTCAGTGACCCAAAGCCTCTGTACCCGCTGGACACCTTTGAGCAGGTGGTGGAGTTGTCCAGTACCCGCAAGCTGTCCAAGTACTCCAACCCAGTAGCGGTTATTATCACACAACTAACCATAACAACCAAGGTCCACTCGCTGTTGGAGGGAATATCCAACAACTTCACTAAGTGGAACAAACACATGATGGACACCAGAGACTGTCAGGTGTCCTTCACCTTTGGACCATGTGACCACCATCAAGAGGTGTCTCTAAGGGTCCACCTCATGGACTACATCACCAAACAGGGATTCACGATCCGGAACACACGGGTGCACCACATGAGCGAGCGTGCCAACGAGAACACAGTGGAGCACCACTGGACTTTCTGCCGGCTAGCATATAAAGTAGAAGATTGA
- the LOC132129369 gene encoding ubiquinol-cytochrome-c reductase complex assembly factor 5-like, with protein sequence MFGKSQNLKYILSLVPGKKRLGTYRFLPLFFCIGGVMEWIMINVRIGKETFYDVYRRKQSEREYQHKTEEGFVLTESEAK encoded by the exons ATGTTTGGAAAAAGCCAGaacctaaaatatatattaagtcTTGTACCTGGAAAAAAACGTCTCGGGACGTACAGATTTTTGCCCTTGTTCTTCTGTATCGGGGGCGTCATGGAGTGGATCATGATTAACGTGAGAATAGGAAAAGAAACGTTTT ATGATGTCTACAGAAGAAAACAATCAGAGAGGGAATACCAGCACAAGACTGAGGAGGGCTTTGTGCTCACAGAGTCTGAAGCCAAATAA